CCTCCTGACAATGAACTTAATCTTGGAATGCTCGGTATGCATGGAATGTATTGGGCTAATCACGCAATGCAGAATGCTGACTTGATAATTGCCGTTGGTTCGCGTTTTGATGACAGGTGTACCGGCCGGCTTTCCGGTTTTGCGCCGAAAGCAAAAACCATTGCGCATATTGACATTGATCCCACGAGCATTTCGAAAAATGTCGCCGCTCATATTCCAGTGGTGGGAGATGCAAAAAATATTTTGATTGAACTTGTTAAACAGGTCAACAAGAAAAAACATACTGAATGGCTTAAACAGATCAATCAGTGGAAAAAAGAAAAACCTTTTGGCTACAAAGATGATTCCAAATTGAGGCCGCAGTTTGTCATTGAAAAAATAACAGAATTGACCGGCGGCGACGCTATTGTTACCACAGAAGTAGGGCAGCACCAGATGTGGGCGGCTCAATTCTATAAACCGAAACACCCCAGGTATTTTATTTCCAGCGGCGGGCTGGGTACGATGGGTTATGGTTTTCCGGCGGCAATCGGAGCAAAATTCGGCAACCCAAAAAAGATAGTTATTGACATATCCGGTGACGGTTCATTCCAAATGAATGTTCAGGAACTTGCTACAGCTGTTATTAATAAAGTGAATGTGGTTGTTTGCATATTAAACAATGCTCATTTAGGCATGGTGCGCCAGTGGCAGGAGATGTTTTATAAACACAGGTATTCTGCTGTTGAATTATTTACCCAGTCGGAAAGGCCTGTCCCGGATTTTGTGAAATTGGCACAGGCTTACGGTGCCGAAGGTTATAGAGCTACTAAAAAAGACCAGGTTATTGCTACTTTAGAAAAGGCATTGAAAGTCAAAGACAAACCTGTTGTCTTAGATTTTATAGTAGAACAGGAAGAGAACGTGCTTCCCATGGTTCCGGCAGGCGCAGCTCTTCATGAAATAATTACAGGTTTCGCTTAGAAAGGAATGTACCCCATAGTCTTCCAAGCGACTAGCATGGGGTATTAAGGAGGAAGAAATGCGACATACGTTATCAGCTTTAGTTGAAAATAAATCAGGTGTATTAGCCAGGATTGCTACCCTTTTTGCAGCCAGAGGTTACAATATAGATTCTCTCGCGGTTGGCGAAACGGATGACCCGAGTGTTTCAAGAATGACTATAGCGGTGCGGGGAGACGTGAAAATTTTAGAACAAATAGAAAAACAGCTTAATAAGCTGGTTGATGTTATAAAAGTATTTGAGTATTCGGAAACCAAACATATTGAAAGAGACATGGCTTTAATAAAAGTACAGGCCAACAAGACGAACAGGCCGGAGATTCTGCAGATAGTCGATATTTTCCGTGCGGACATTATCGATGTCTGCCATGAAACCCTTATGGTTGAGATTACCGGGGATGAAGAAAAAATCCAGGCCCTGATAGACATGTTGAAGCCGTTCGGCATAAAAGAAATGGTCAGGACCGGTATAGTCGCTATGGCCAGGGGTTGATTTTTTTAGAAAAAAATTTAAAATTTAATTTAGGAGGACACAGACGTGAAAATTGATTTTGGCGGTACGATGGAAGAAGTCATTACCAGAGATGAATTTCCTTTAAAGAAAGCCCAGGAAATTCTTAAATCAGAAACAATTGCCGTATTAGGTTATGGGGTTCAGGGGCCTGCCCAGGCGCTGAATATGAGAGATAATGGAGTAAACGTAATCATCGGACAGAGGCCTGAAGAGAAAGCTTATTGGCAAAAAGCCATAGACGACGGTTTTGTCCCGGGAAAATCTTTATTTACCCTTGAAGAGGCCGCAGAAAGAGCGACAATAATCCAGTATCTTATTTCAGACGCAGGCCAAATGATCCAATGGCCGAATATTAAACCTCATCTTAAAAAAGGCGATGCGCTCTATTTTTCGCACGGTTTTTCAATAGTCTATAAAGAGCAGACAAAAGTAATTCCAGCGGCTGATATTGATGTAATAATGGTTGCTCCAAAAGGTTCAGGCACGAATGTCAGAAGAAATTTCCAGTCTGGGAGCGGTATTAATTCCAGTTATGCCGTATTTCAGGATGCTACAGGCAGGGCCATGGATAGATGTCTTGCATTAGGAATCGTTGTCGGGTCAGGTTATTTATTTCACACAACATTTGAGCAGGAAGTTTATAGCGATTTAACAGGCGAACGCGGCTCGCTTATGGGCGCGCTAGCCGGAATGC
This window of the Elusimicrobiota bacterium genome carries:
- the ilvB gene encoding biosynthetic-type acetolactate synthase large subunit, with protein sequence MDKTGAEIFIESLKKENVEIMFGIPGGQILPIFDAIYDSGIKFILTRHEQGAAHMADGYARSTGKVGVCVATSGPGAANLVTGLATAYMDSIPLVAFTGQVPTHLIGNDAFQEADTTGITRPVTKHNFLVKDVKDLAETIQQAFYIASSGRPGPVLIDIPADVQRNSTEFIWKEKVEIRSYKPTLKGHPFQIKKLADAINSAERPVLYVGGGVIIANASECLLELADKADIPVTTTLMALGAFPPDNELNLGMLGMHGMYWANHAMQNADLIIAVGSRFDDRCTGRLSGFAPKAKTIAHIDIDPTSISKNVAAHIPVVGDAKNILIELVKQVNKKKHTEWLKQINQWKKEKPFGYKDDSKLRPQFVIEKITELTGGDAIVTTEVGQHQMWAAQFYKPKHPRYFISSGGLGTMGYGFPAAIGAKFGNPKKIVIDISGDGSFQMNVQELATAVINKVNVVVCILNNAHLGMVRQWQEMFYKHRYSAVELFTQSERPVPDFVKLAQAYGAEGYRATKKDQVIATLEKALKVKDKPVVLDFIVEQEENVLPMVPAGAALHEIITGFA
- the ilvN gene encoding acetolactate synthase small subunit, producing MRHTLSALVENKSGVLARIATLFAARGYNIDSLAVGETDDPSVSRMTIAVRGDVKILEQIEKQLNKLVDVIKVFEYSETKHIERDMALIKVQANKTNRPEILQIVDIFRADIIDVCHETLMVEITGDEEKIQALIDMLKPFGIKEMVRTGIVAMARG
- the ilvC gene encoding ketol-acid reductoisomerase — protein: MEEVITRDEFPLKKAQEILKSETIAVLGYGVQGPAQALNMRDNGVNVIIGQRPEEKAYWQKAIDDGFVPGKSLFTLEEAAERATIIQYLISDAGQMIQWPNIKPHLKKGDALYFSHGFSIVYKEQTKVIPAADIDVIMVAPKGSGTNVRRNFQSGSGINSSYAVFQDATGRAMDRCLALGIVVGSGYLFHTTFEQEVYSDLTGERGSLMGALAGMLDAQYNVLRKNGHSPSEAFNETVEELTQSLIRLVAENGMDWMYANCSTTAQRGALDWRPRFRKAYEPVFEDLYKSVKTGKETEIVLRVNSAPDYKEKLEKELSEMRNSEMWKAGAAVRSLRPENWKKKQG